In Zonotrichia albicollis isolate bZonAlb1 chromosome 11, bZonAlb1.hap1, whole genome shotgun sequence, a single genomic region encodes these proteins:
- the GCNT3 gene encoding beta-1,3-galactosyl-O-glycosyl-glycoprotein beta-1,6-N-acetylglucosaminyltransferase 3: protein MPWWQRAPAARRRWALLLGPLALLAAALALRGTARPGPAERPQLYRALELSPSRSINCSGVVRGDQTAIREAQLSNLEVANRRASPTPGEYLNIARDCRAFKETRRYIEFPLSQEEEEFPIAYSMIIHHKIDMFERLLRSVYAPQNVYCVHVDSKSPAAFQEAVRAIAACFPNVFVASRLESVVYASWSRVQADLNCMQDLLQSPVPWRYLINTCGTDFPIKTNAEIVRALQLLQGHNAMESERPSAAKKQRWEYHHEVGETISRTSQKKLPPPHSYPMFTGSAYTAVTRDFVRYIFDNPTARKFLEWSEDSYSPDEHVWATLNRMPGVPGSMPLSDKFQLSDMNALPRLVKWEYLEGDMSKGAPYPPCTGRHQRSICIYGVGDVPWMLQQHHLLANKFDPEVDDAAIQCLEEYLRHKALYGRGL, encoded by the coding sequence ATGCCGTGGTGGCAGCGGGccccggcggcgcggcggcgctGGGCGCTGCTGCTGGGGCCGCTGGCGCTGCTCGCCGCCGCCCTGGCGCTGCGCGGCaccgcccgccccggccccgccgagcGCCCGCAGCTCTACCGGGCGCTGGAGCTCTCGCCCAGCCGCAGCATCAACTGCTCGGGGGTCGTCCGCGGGGACCAGACGGCCATCCGGGAGGCGCAGCTCAGCAACCTGGAAGTGGCGAACAGAAGGGCTTCACCGACGCCCGGCGAGTACCTGAACATTGCGAGGGACTGCAGAGCCTTCAAGGAGACCCGGCGCTACATCGAGTTCCCGCTcagccaggaggaggaggagttcCCCATCGCCTACTCCATGATCATCCACCACAAAATCGACATGTTTGAGCGGCTCCTGCGGTCCGTCTACGCCCCCCAGAACGTTTACTGCGTCCATGTAGACAGCAAATCCCCGGCCGCCTTCCAGGAGGCCGTGAGGGCCATTGCTGCCTGCTTCCCCAATGTCTTCGTGGCCAGCCGCCTGGAAAGCGTGGTCTATGCCTCCTGGTCCCGGGTGCAGGCCGACCTCAACTGCATGCAGGacctcctgcagagccctgtgccaTGGCGCTACCTCATCAACACCTGCGGCACCGACTTCCCCATCAAGACCAACGCCGAGATAGTCCGggcgctgcagctgctgcagggccacaACGCCATGGAGTCCGAGAGGCCCTCGGCCGCCAAGAAGCAGCGCTGGGAGTATCACCACGAGGTGGGGGAGACCATCTCTCGCACTTCCCAGAAGAAACTGCCCCCACCCCACAGCTACCCCATGTTCACGGGCAGCGCCTACACCGCCGTCACACGGGACTTCGTGCGGTACATCTTCGACAACCCCACCGCACGAAAGTTCCTCGAGTGGTCCGAGGACAGCTACAGCCCTGACGAGCACGTGTGGGCCACCCTGAACCGCATGCCGGGCGTGCCGGGGAGTATGCCCCTCAGCGATAAGTTCCAGCTCTCGGACATGAACGCCCTTCCCCGCCTGGTCAAGTGGGAGTACCTGGAGGGGGACATGAGCAAGGGCGCGCCCTACCCTCCCTGCACCGGCCGCCACCAGCGCTCCATCTGCATCTACGGGGTGGGCGACGTGCCCTGGATGCTGCAGCAACACCATCTCCTGGCCAACAAGTTCGACCCCGAGGTGGACGATGCGGCCATCCAGTGTCTCGAGGAGTACCTGCGCCACAAGGCCCTGTACGGCCGGGGGCTCTGA